The DNA region CCTCGCGATCGCCGTCGTGTACGTCCCACAGGTCGTACGCGTCGTGCGCGGCGCCGCGCTGGCGGTCGTGCCCAACGACTACGTCACCGCGGCGCGGGCCAGGGGCGAGTCCACGTGGGCGATCCTCCGACGCGAGGTCCTGCCGAACATCACCGACGTCGTCTGCGTCGAGTTTGCCATGCGGGCCTCCTGGGTCGTACTGCTGATCTCCTCGCTGTCCTTCCTCGGCTTCGGCGCCGATCCGCCCACCCCGGACTGGGGTCTGATGGTCGCCGAGAACCGCACCGCCATCACCGTCGTGCCGATGGCGAGCCTCGCACCGATCATCGCCCTCGCCACATTCGTGGTGGGGCTCAACCTCGCGGCCGACGGCCTGTCCAAGGCGTGGGGCGTCGACCGGACAAGGGAGGGGTCCTGATGACCGCGATCGTCTCCGTCACCGAGTTGTCGGTGGCCTATCGCTCGGGCGGACGCGATGTGCCCGTCGTGCGTGAAGTCTCCCTCGACGTGCTGCCCGGGCAGACCCACGCCCTGGTCGGCGAGTCGGGCAGTGGCAAGTCGACCGTCGCGGCGACACTGCTGGGGCACCTCCGGCACGGGTCGCGGGTCACGGGCGGTTCGGTGTGGGTCGACGGGGCCGACGTGTTCGCCCTGCCCGCAAGGGAGTTGAGGCGCCTGCGGGGCGGGACCGTGGCCATGGTCGCGCAGAACGCGGGCCAAGCGCTCACCCCCTCCATGCGGATCGGACGGCAGATCGCGGAGGTGGGGGGCGACGTTCCCGTCGTGGATCTCCTCGAACAGGTCCGGCTGCCCCGCCCCGCCGAACTCGCCCGCCGCTACCCGCACGAGCTCTCCGGCGGCCAGCAGCAGCGCGTCGCCATCGCCATGGCCATCGCCGCCCGCCCGAAGGTCCTCGTCCTCGACGAACCGACGACCGGGCTCGACGTCATCACCCAGCGCGGTGTCCTCGACCTGATCGGAGCGCTCCGCGACGAACTCGGCCTCGCCGCCGTGCTGGTGAGCCACGACCTCGGCGTCGTGGCCCACATGGCCGACGAGGTGACCGTGTTGCGGTCCGGGCGAGTCGTGGAGGCCGCGCCCACCGCTGTGTTGTTCACCGCGCCCCAGGACCCGTACACCAGACGGCTGTTGGCGAGTGTGCCTCGGCTCGACGACGAGGGGCTCGCGCTGGTGGGGGCGGCGGGGGAGCGGGAGGTACGGCCGAGGGCCGTCGTGTCCGGCGACGCGCCCGTCGCCGTCTGCGCACGGGACGTCACGATCGACTACGGGTCCGCGCGTGCCGTGGACGGTGTCTCCTTCGACGTCCGGCGCGGTGAAGTCCTCGCCCTCGTGGGGGAGTCGGGCAGCGGCAAGTCCACGCTCGCCTGGACCCTCGCGGGGCTGCGGACCCCGTCCGGCGGCACGATGACCCATGAGTCGGGCGGTGAGAAGACGGGGGACCACGGGTCGGGCGACCTCGCCCGGCCCGCCGGGAAACGGCCGTTGTCGCTCCGGCGGCGGGTTCAGCTCGTGTTCCAGAACGCCGACACGTCGTTGAATCCGCGTCGCTCGGTGGGTGACGCGGTGCGGCGGCCGTTGCGGTTCTTCGGCACGGCGGGTTCGCGGGCGGAGGCCGCCGTGCGGGCTCGGCAGCTCATCTCCGACGTGCGTCTCGATCCCGCTCTCGCCGAGCGGTTGCCCGCGCAGCTCTCCGGTGGCCAGCGGCAGCGGATCGGGATCGCGCGGGCGCTCGCCGGTGAGCCGGATGTGCTGATCGCGGACGAGATCACCACGGCGTTGGACGTGTCCGTCCAGGCCGATGTGCTGCGGCTGCTCGACGATCTGCGGCGGGAGCGGGAGTTGGCCTGCCTGTTCATCAGCCATGACCTGGCGGTCGTGCGAGGGCTTGCCGACCGGGTGGTTGTGCTGCGGCACGGGGTTGTGGTGGAGGAGGGGCCCACGGAGGCCGTGTTCTCCGCGCCCGGGCATCCGTACACCCGGCAGTTGATGGCCGCCGTGCTCGAGCCTTCGCCGGGGGCGGGGTCTGTTGTCGACGGTGTCGAGGACTGGGCTGACGCCGCGGAGCCGGACGATCTGTGGATCGACCGGGGGGACGGGCATCGGGTTCGGCGGTGGGAGGGGGTGGGCTAGGGGATTTCGCCTCCGCCGCCCTTACCCGTCCCCGTCACTACTCGGGGGCGCAGCCCCCAGAAGGGACGGGAACGGGTAGGGGCGGCGGGGGCGAGAACCCTCCTCAACCCGCCGCTCGCCGCAAGCGATACGCACAAGGAGACCCGTGAAATACCGCGAGCACTTCGACCGGCAGGTCACGCGTGAGGACGTCTGGATCCCCACCCGGGACGGGCGCACGCACCTGCACGCCCGAATCTGGCGCCCGACCGACGCCGAGGCAGAACCCGTGCCCGCCCTCCTCGAATACCTCCCGTACCGCAAGACCGACTGGACCGCCCCCCGCGACGCCCAACGCCACCCCTGGTACGCCGGCCACGGCTACGCGTCCGTACGCGTGGACATCCGAGGCCACGGGGACAGTGAGGGAACCCCCGGCGACGAGTACGACGCACAGGAACTCGCGGACGGCGTGGACGTCGTCAACTGGCTTGCCGAGCAGCCCTGGTGCACCGGCAAGGTCGGCATGTTCGGCATCTCGTGGGGCGGTTTCAACTCCCTCCAGATCGCCGCCCTCGCCCCCGAACCGCTGAAGGCGATCGTCACGGTCTGTTCGACGGACGACCGGTACGACAACGACGTGCACTACACGGGCGGCGCCGTCCTCGGCATCGACATGCTCGCCTGGGCGGGCACGATGCTGGCGTTCGCGGCCCGCCCGCCGGACCCGACGAGCGTCGGGAAGGACCGCTGGCTGCCGATGTGGCGCGAGCGCCTCGAAGCGCTCGACCCCTTCCTGCACACCTGGCTGGCACACCAGCAACGCGACGACTACTGGCGGCACGGCAGCGTCTGCGAGGACTACACGGCGATCGACGCGGCGGTCCTGGCCGTCGGCGGCTGGAACGACCCCTACCGCGACACCGTGCTGCGGCTCGTGGAACACCTGCCGGACGACCGCGTACGGGGGATTGTCGGGCCCTGGTCGCATCAGTATCCGGACCGCGGCCTGCCGCCCGGTCCGGCGATCGGGTTCCTCCAGGAGACTCTGCGCTGGTGGGACCAGCACCTGAAGGGCGAGGACACCGGCGTCATGCGCGAGCCCAAACTCCGCGCCTGGCTGAACGACCCGGTCCCGCCCGCCACTTCGTACGACGAGATGCCCGGACGATGGGTGGGTGACGTGAACTGGCCCTCGCCGTCCGTCAGTTGGGACGAGCGGTCGCTCGGGGACACCGCCGCCCCCGTCCTCGTACGCTCGCCGCAGCACACCGGTCTCGATGCAGGCCGCTTCTTCCCGTTCGGCAACGCGAGCGATCTGCCGCCCGACCAGCGGGAGGAGGACGGCCGTTCGGTCTGCTTCGACTCCGTGCCGCTGGACGGGAGGGTGGAGATCCTGGGGCGCCCGCGCGTCCGGCTCCGTCTGGACAGCGCGACACCGCGCGCCCACGTCATCGCCCGCGTGTGCGACGTCGCGCCCGACGGCTCGTCCACACTCGTCACCCGTGGCGTTCTCAACCTGCTGAGCAGGCATGGGCGCGACCGTGCCGTGGAGTGGACCCCGGGCACGTACGAGACCGTGGAGTTCGAGCTCAACGGCATCGGGTACGCCTTCCCGCCCGGCCACCGCATCAGGGTCGCCGTCTCGGACACGTACTGGCCCTGGGTGTGGCCGCACGGCGAGCGCGGCCGGCTGACAGTGCTTCCCGCCGACAGCGCGCTGCTCCTGCCCGTACGCGATCCCGCGTCGGATGACGACGAGGGCCGGGCGCCCATTCGTTTCGAGGAACCCGAGCAGGCCCCGCCGCTGCCCGTCACCCATGAGCGGCCCACCGAGGCGACACCGGAGCGGCTGGTGACGTACGACGTGGCGAAGGGCGAGTGGACACTGGAGGTCGATCCCAACTACGGCGGATCGCGGATCTATCCGGACGGGCTGCGCTACGAGGAGAGCGCACGCGAGACGTACCGGATACGGGCCGACGATCCGCTGTCGGCGCGGGCCGTCTCCGAGTGGACGATCCGGCTGAGGCGCGGCGACGACTGGGACGCTGAGATCATGACGCGTACGGAGCTGCGGGCCACGGCCACGGAGTTCATCATGGACAGTCGCATGGAGACACGGGCGGACGGAGAGACAGTGGTCAAGCGCGCATGGCACCGCACCATCCCGAGGACGTCGGCGTGAAGGCCGCGAAGACGCCCCGCCGTGCCGTCGCCGCCGCCGACCGCACCCGCCAGCCCACCGAGGTCCGCCGCCGGCTCATCGTGGAGGCGGCCGTACCGCTCATCGCGGAGCGCGGGTACGCGTCCGTGGGGGTGCGGGACGTCGCCGCCGCGGCCGGGGTGTCGGTGGGTACGGTCACCTACCACTTCGGCAGCGTGCAGGAGATCCTCTCCGAAGCGATGGTGATGCACATCGAGCGCTACTACGCGGCGCTGAACGAGGCCGCCGAGCAGGCCGCCGGCAGCGGTGAGGCGCTGCGGCTGCTGATCGACGCGCTGTTCACGGAGGACACCGACCGGCACTGGCGCATGTGGTTCGACTACTGGAGCGCGGGTGACCGGGACCAGGACCCCGAGCAGGCCTTCGCGAGCGGCCAGGCCAAGCGGTACGAGGACTGGCACAGCCAGATCCGCGCCCTGGTCGAACGGGGCGTCGCCGACGGGGAGTTCGTCTGCGCGGACCCGGCCGGCTTCACCGTCCGCTTCGCCGCCCTCTCCGACGGACTGGCCCTCCAGCGGCTGCGCCAGTCGCCCGAACTGAGCACGGAGGACGCCCGTCGGCATCTGTACCGGCTGGTCGAGTCCGAGCTCCGGACGGGCGGCCAGTAGCGCTTCGTGAGTTCCTGACTCCGGTTCGCGTCGGGAGGTGCGGCCGCAGGTCAGTTCAGCTGTGCGGCCACGGCACCGGTGATCGCCCGGGTGATGCGCAGGATGCCGGGGGAGCGGACCGGGCAGGGCTTGGGTGTCGAGGTGGTCGGTGCCATGCAGAAGTGCAGGTAGTCGTCGTCGCGGTGCAGGGCGGTCCGGCTGCTGCCCGGCTGGGTGCAGTACGGCGTGTGCTCGCGTTCGTACGCGGTGCACGGCAGGTACTGGGTCCAGGTGTAGCGGGCCGAGGCCGGGCTCACCGCCTTGCCGGCGTCCGCGAGCAGGTCCCCGGAGGCGGCGGCCTGCCGTTCGTAGATCGTGTTGACGCGGCGGACGCGGTCGGGCGTCATGGGGTCCGGGCCCTGGAGCACCCAGACGACCTTCGGCCGGTCCCCGCCCGCCGCGCCCGCGATCTGGTCGGTCAGCCGCCGCGCGTCGGCGGTGTAGCGCGCGAAGTACTTGTCCCGTGCCTTGTCGTAGGCGATGCCGTCCATGCACGGCGTGTAGTCCCACGCGTTGCCCCAGAACTGCAGCACCACGAAGTCCGGCCGCAGCGTACGCACCAGCGCGGCGGCCTTGTCCTTCGGCGGGACGAGGGAGTCCTCGCCCGTGCCCTCCAGGTAGTCGCAGAGGGTGGTGCCCGAGTAGGGGGCGCTGGTGTAGCGCGCCTTCAACTCGTCGCGCATCAGGCCGCCGAGGACCTTCTGGTTCTCCATGGCGAGGGAGTCGCCGAGGTAGAGGACGGTGGGGCGGGCGCGGTGTGAGGGCGCACTGGCCCCGGTGCCGGTCTTGGCCTCGCCGGCGGTCTCGGCGTCGGACTCGGCTTCGGGGGTGGCGGCCGGCCGCTGATGCGTGGTCGAGGATGCCTTGGGCGCCGAGGGGACGGATGCCGCGGACTCGGGTCCGGACGAGGGGTCCCCGCACGCGCCGAGCAGCAGTAACCCGGCCAGCACCCCGACCATCCACGGCTTGCGCATACGGCAACTCCCGCCCTGGCCACCGAAAACGGCCCCCAGACAAGCACAGCGGGACGCAAGGGGGAAGAGCGGTTCAGGCCTCGGCCCGCCTGGAAGCGGACCGGACCTCATCACCGTAGCTCTGCTTAACGTTAGGTGTAGAACTCTTCACTTGTGCTGAGGTGATGGTGTCGGGCACGGTTGTGGATCATGCAGCCCAACTCCCCATGGCGGACGGCCGACTTCAGGACGCTCTTCAGTGCCACCGCGCTCAGCCAGCTCGGTACGAACGTCAGCTATGTCGCGGTCCCGCTGATCGCCGTGGCCGAACTCGACGCGAGCCCCGGCCAGGTCGGCGCCCTGGCCACGTTGAGCACGCTCGCGTTCCTGGTCATCGGCCTGCCCGCCGGAGCCTGGGTGGACCGGATGCGCCATCGCAGGGTGCTGATCGTTGCCGACCTGGCTCGGGCCGCGCTGTTCGCCTCCGTCCCGCTGGCCTGGTGGCTGGACGCGCTCACGCTCGGCCAGTTGTACGCGGTGGTGCTGCTGAACGGCTGCGCCACCGTCTTCTTCGACGTCGGCTCGCAGAGCACCCTGCCCGGACTCGTCGGCCGCGACGCCCTCGTGCAGGCCAACGCCGCCATGATGAGCCTCATGGCGGTGAGCAACGTGGCCGGCCGGAGCGCGGGCGGCGCGCTCGTCCAGTTCCTCACGGCACCGGTGGCCGTTCTCTGCACGGCCGCGAGCCATCTCGCCTCCGCACTCCAGCTCACCCGGGTCCGCCCCGATCAGGCGCCGCCCCCACCGGGCCGGACGGTCGGACTGCGCACACAGATCGGCGAGGGGGTCCGCCATGTCCTCGGCAACGCGGAGCTCCGTGCCCTCGCGCTCACCGCCGCCCTCACCAACCTGGGCTCGCAGATCATCAACACCATGCTCCCCGTGCTGTTCGTGCGTGAACTCGGCCTGCCCGCAAGCGCTTTGGGCCTGTACTGGGCGGCGGGAGGCATCGGCCTCCTGCTCGGCGCCCGCTGTGCCCGCCCCCTCGCCGGGCGCCTCGGATACGGCCGCACCCTCGGCGTCATGGGCCTGTGCCTCGCGCCCGCCGGACTGCTCGTCCCGCTCATCGACCGCGGGCCGTGGCTGTGGCTCGCGGGCGCCGGGGGAGTACTCGTCCTGTTCAAGACGGGCGTGGACAACGTGCTCGGAGTGAGTCTGCGCCAGCGGATGACCGCGGACGCGCTCCTCGGGCGCATGAACGCGACGTTCAGGTTCGTCCTCACCGGCGCCCTCGCCATCGGCGCGGCGATGGCGGGGCTGATCGGTGAACTGGCCGGTGTACGCGCGACGTTGTGGGTCGGAGCCGGGCTGCTCGCAACGGCCTTCCTGCCGGTGTTCCTCTCGCCGGTCCGTGGACGCCGCGAACTGCCCCACGAACAGCCCCTCAGGACAGCGGCCGTTACAAAGCGCTGACCGCACGCTCCACGGCATCCGCCACCCGGTCTGTGTCGGCCTCTGTCGTACGCCAGTTGCTGAACGCGGCCCGCAACGCGTGCGTCCCCTCGTAGAAGGTCGGCGTCATGAACGCCTCGCCGGATTCGGCGACGGCCCGGCCGAGCGCGTGCACCCGTTCCCGGGTGGGGTCCCCGTCGAGCGTGAAGCAGACGACGTTCAGGCGGACCGGCGCGAGCAGCCGCAGGCCCGGTGCGTCCGTGATCCGGTCGCCGAGGCGCCGGGCGAGCGCGACGTTCCGCTCGACGATCTCCCGGTGTCCTTCGCGACCGTACGCGGCGAGTGAGAACCAGGCCGGGAGCGCGCGCAGCCGACGTGAGTTCTCGGGTGTGAGGTGGACGAAGTCGGGCTCGCCGGTGGGCAGTCCGAGATACGGCGACGCGTTGTGGAAGACCCGCACCTGGAGGTCGCGGTGGCGGGTGAACTGCACGGCCGCGTCGTAGGGGACGTTGAGCCATTTGTGCAGGTCGACGCAGACCGAGTCGGCGGCGTCGAGGCCGTCGGTCAGATGGGCGTGTTCGGGGGACAGCGCGGCGAAACCGCCGAAGGCGGCGTCCACGTGCAGCCAGAAGTCGTACCGCTCCTTGAGCTCGGCGATCGCCCGCAGATCGTCGAAGTCGACCGTGTTCACGGTCCCGGCATTGGCCACGACGACGGCCGGGCGCCCGTCCAGGTCGTCGAGCGCCTCGGCCAGCCGCGCCACGTCGACGGCTTCCCGGCCACCGGGCAGCACCGGCACCGTACGCAGCCGGTCGCGGCCGATGCCCAGGACGGACAGGGCCTTGGGGATGCTGGAGTGCGGGCTGCCGGACAGCACGTCGACCGGTCCGAGCGCGGCAACACCCGCCTCGGACACGGGAACCCCCAGACGCTCGCCCAGCCACTCCCGCGCGAGGGCCAGCCCGACGGTGTTCGAGACGGTCGCACCTGTCACGAAAGCGCCGCTGTGCGCCTCGCTCAGCCCGAAGAACTCCCGCAGCCAGCCCACCGTCTCGTGCTCCAGAGCGGTCGCCGACGAGTCGCCCGTGCCGGTGGCGTTCTGGTCGTACGCGCTGGTCAGCCAGTCCCCGGTGAGCGCGGCCGGGGTCGCACCCCCGGTCACGAAGCCGAGAAAGCGAGGGCCCGCGGAGGCGGAGAACCCCGGCGCCCACCGTTCGGCGAACCGCGCGAGCGCACCCTCCGCGCCCCCGCCCCCGGCCGGCAGCGGTTCGGCGTCCGGAGCTTTGCCCAGATGAGCCACGGGCCGTGCGTCGAGCCCCGACACCTCACGGGCGGCGAAGTCACGGGCGGACTGGAGGAGTTCGGGGAGCCGGGAGAGGTCGTCGGCGAGTACGCGGTCCATGAGCGGCAGCGTAGGCGGGCGGCCGCACGGAAATCCCGGTCCAGTCGGGGGAAACTGGCCCTATCCGGGAGGGCGTCGCCGCCGCGCTCGATGATCCCGGTCGGACCCCGCCGACGTGGCGGAATTCCCCTCGTCCGCCTCTTGTCACCGCGAACGTCGCGGTACGCCCCGCTGCCGGGCGCCCCGGTCGGGCGGCGCCAGGATCTTCTCCGCCGCGGCGATGAACTGTCTGCGGGCGTCGATGAGGTCACTGTCCGCCTGACCGTTCTGCACGAGGCGGTCGTCGAGATCCAGCCGCATGCGCCAGACGTCCGCCTGCCGGAGGGCCGCCGCATGGACGGTGTCGGCCAGCTCGCCCATCGGCGCGGGGCCGGTGATGGCGACGTTCGTGGCCGCCCGGCTCAGCTCGCCCAGGGCGGCCATGGTCGGCTCCCACAACCCCCGATGCTCGTCCTCACTCCGCCATTCGAGCGCCACGCGAGCTTCGATGACGGCGTTGATGCCCTGCCGGAACGCCTCGCACTCGTCGAGCACGGTGGCGAAGGCGGCGCGTCGCTCGTCACGCAGACGGTGCCGGACCTGGAAGGTCTCCTGCTCCTGTGCCTGCCGACGTGAGGACCTGGCATGGAGAAGCGGTCCGGTCAGCCCGGCGGCCAGGGTTCCCCCTATGCCCAGGGCGGTCGCCCAGATGACCGTGTTGGCTTGGTCCATGGCGCACATCATGCCGCCGCCACACCCGTCAATGGCTGAACTTGACCGATTGATACGGCAGTTGGGTCCCTGCGGCGTCGGCCCCGCACATGGCGCCATGGGAGTCGGCGACCGGAAAGGGCTGGCGACAGCCCCTGTGGGCGTCAGCCCGACGGGGTGCCACGGACCGGGTGTGGTACCCGCCACAGAGAGCCGGGTGCGACGCCCGTACGGGAAGACGCCCGACTGCGACCGTCACGAATCGTCCCGGCGCCACCCTTCGGCGCGAAGGTCGCACAAGGCCGACGCCAACGCCCAGCAGCGGCCCGACGTAACGGCGCCGCCTCCCGTCGTCGTCCGTACCGACCTCCCGGCTACTCACTCTCAAGTACTCCACGGCGTGGAATGTCATCGTTTCGTCTCAGCCTGGCCGGCCCTACAACCGACGTCCCCCGGCGAGGGTCTAGCTGGCAGAGATTCACCGGATCGAAAGAGAAGGGCCTGATCATGGGGGACATACGCAGACGGGCAGCCGTCGTACTGGGGGTCACCGGACTGGTGGCGCCGCTGGCCGTCGCGCTGGGCGCGGCTCCGGCCCAGGCGGCGAGCTGCACCACACAGACCGGCCCGTACCAGAAGAAGGTCGAGAAGTTCCTCGGCCGGCCGGTGGACGGCAGGCAGTCGGCCGCCGACTGCAAGGCGATCAAGGCCTTCCAGACCAAGCACGGCATCACCCCGAACATCGGCTACGCCGGCTCCGTCACCTGGGGCGTGATGGACCTGATGACCAAGCAGAAGGCCGTCGGGAAGAAGCCCAACAAGGACGGCAAGTGCCCGGTCAACAAGGGCCGTATCGCCTGTGTGAACCTCACGCTCCAGCTCAGCTGGATCCAGGACGGCAACACCCTCGTGTACGGTCCGGTGCCGGTCCGCACGGGCCGCAACGGCTACGAGACCCGCACCGGTCTGAAGAAGATCTACTGGCGGAACATCGACCACGTCTCGACCATCTACGACGTGCCCATGCCCTACAGCCAGTTCTTCGACGGCGGCCAGGCCTTCCACTCGGTCGGCGTGAGCATGTGGAACCCGCCCGGCTCGCACGGCTGCGTCAACATGACGAAGACGGACGCCAAGAAGTACTGGTCGCTCCTGAAGAAGAACGACGACGTCTACGTGTACGGCCGCAAGCCGGGCACCTGACCGGGCCGGTCCGGCCGCTCCTGAGAACGACCGGACCGAGCACAAACGTCACGCCTCGGGCGCGTCCCCGAAGTCCGGGATCTCCAGCCTCGCCCCACCCTGCCGCGCCGAGTCGTGCGCGACGATACCCGGCAGGGTGTAGCGGGCGGCCACCCACGCGTTCACCGACGGCAGTGTGCGCGTGTTCACCGCGGTGACGAAGTCGTCCACCAGGAAGTGGTGGCTCCCCTCGTGCCCGTTGTGCAGGTTGTCGAACTCCCGGGGCAGCCGCGCCCGGTCGTGCACCGGCGCCGAACCGGAGGTGAAGGCGGCCCGCAGATCCGGCGCGATGTGCTGGAGGGACGGGTCGTCCGGAGACATGGTGGGCTTGGGCTCAAGGAGCTCGCTGATGTCCTTCACCCCCTTCTTGTCCTGCCAGAAGGCCACCGTCGCCAGCTGCTCCATGCTCGCGTCCGTCCCGAAGAACCGGAAACGCGACTCCCGGATGTGCGAGGGATAGCCCACCCGCCGGAACTCGTTCGTACGGAACGAGCCGCCGCCCGCGACCTCGAACAGCGCGGTCGCGTTCGAGAAGTCGTTGCCGAACTGGCTGACGTCCTCGTCGAAGACCCCGTCCCCGCGATCGTCCCTGACCCCGATCGCGGACACACTCACGGCATGCGTCTGCCAGGCGCCGAGGACTCCGCCCACCGAGTGGGTGGGGTAGAGCAGCGGGGGATAGCTGGCGGTCGCCTTCCAGTTCTCGCCGCCGCTGTACTGGTAGGCCTCGTAGAACCCGAGGTCCATGTCGTGCACATAGTCGCCCTCGGCGTAGAAGAGCCGCCCGAACGCGCCGTCGGCGATCTGGTTGCGGGCGTGCACGGTCGCCGGGTTGTACTGGCTGGTCTCACCCATCATGTACGTCAGGCCGGTGGCCCGTACCGCGTCGATGATCGCCGCGATCTCCTCGCGGGTGATCGCCATGGGCACCGCCGAGTAGACGTGCTTGCCGGCGTTCAGGCCCTGGAGCACCAGCGGGCCGTGGGTCCAGCGCTGGGTGAAGATCGCGACGGCGTCGATCGCGTCAGACTCCAGCATCGCCTCGTACGAGGGGAAGGTTCCCGTCAGGCCTTCGGCGGCGGCCATTTGCTCCGCTCGCTCGGGCAGGAGGTCCGTGACGTGGACCTCGCCGACGCCCGGGTGGGCAAGAAACAGCTTCGCGAACTGGCCGGAGAACTGGCCGGCGCCGACGATGCCGAGGGAGAACGTCATGGAGTGTGTGCCTTTCGCTGTCCGAGTCACTGTCCGGGGTTTCACTGTCCGAGGATGAAGTTGATCTGGTCGTTGGTCTTGGTGAGGCCGCTCACCGGGGCGTTGTTTGCGAATACGTCCTGCATCGCGGGGCGCATCAGGGAGTACACGTCAGCCGCGTAGTCCGTGATCGGGAAGGAGAAGGTCCTGGAGTCCTTCTTGTCGGTGACCGGTTCGGTGAAGGCGGACACGTCGATGCCCTTCTTCTTGTAAGCGGCCACCGCGGCCTGCGTTCCTTCCGGGGTCGCGGGGAAGACGATGCCGTAGCCGCCGACGGTCTTCTGGCACTCGTTGGACGCCAGGTACCGCACCCACTTCTTCGCGCCCGCCTTGTTGTGGGCGTTCTTGGTGATGGAGTCGGCGAGGCCGTTCATCATGGTGGCCCGCTTGCCGCTCGGGCCGGTCGGCGTGGGGGCGGTGCCGACGTCGAGGCCCTTGGTGTCGTAGTAGGTGGAGATCATCCAGGCGCCGTCGAAGGAGGTCGCCGCGTTGCCGGCGGCGACCTGGGCGTTGGCCGGGTTGGCGCCGTCGGTGTAGTTGGTGAAGGGCGCGAGGTAGCCCTTCTTCGCGAGGCCGAAGTACCAGTCGACCACCGACTGGAAGGTCTTGTCGTTGTACTGGTACTCGGTGCCCCAGCGCGTCTTGTTCGTGTAGTCCCAGCCTGCCGAGCCGGTGAACGGGCTCCAGGTGGTCTGCCCGTCGCTGTCGCCCGCGCCGCCGGTGGCGAGCCCGTAGACCTTGACGTTGTTCTTGTCGAAGCCCTCTTCGTCGCCGCGCTTGCCCTTCTTGTCGATGGTCAGGTGCGCGATGGTCTTCTCGAAGGTGCCGCCGTCCTTCGTGTTCCAGGAGAGGCCGTTGAGTTCCTCCGCGGAGAGCCCGGCCTCCTTGACCATCTTCTTGTTGTACATGAGGGCGACCGTGTCCCAGTCCTTCGGGGCGCCGTAGCGGTGGCCGTCCTGGCCGGTCCAGTTGGCGGCAAGTCCTGGCTGGTAGGCGGAGTTGTCGATACCCAGGTCGTCCAGTGGTTCGAGCACGTTCAGGTCGGCGAACTGGCCGAACTTCTGGATGTGGTCGGTGAACACGTCAGGCTCGGTGCCCGCGATGAAGCTCGCGGTGAGCTTGGTCCAGTAGTCGGCCCAGCCCATCTGGGTGATCTTCACCTTCAGGCCCGGGTTCTGCTTCTCGAAGCCCTTGGCACAGGCCTGGTAGGCGGGCATCTGGTTGGCGTCCCACAGCCAGTACGTCACCGTGTTCGAGCCCGCTCCGGCAGCCCCGCCCTTCGCGCAGCCCGTCGCCAGGGACAGCGCGAGCACCCCGGTCAGTGCCACGACCGTACGTGTACGAATTCGCATGTCCGTCCCCTTACTTGATGCCGGTGAAGCTGATGCTGCTGACGATGCGGCGCGCGAAGAAGCCGAAGAGCACGAGCATCGGGAGCGCGGCGATGAGCGTGGCCGCCATCAGGCCGGACCAGTCGTAGCCGGTCTGCGGGGTCTGTGCCCGGAAGATGGCCAGGGCCACGGTGAGCACGCGCGAGCTGTCGCTGTAGGAGACCATCAGCGGCCAGAAGTAGTCGTTCCAGGAGGTGATGTACGTCAGCACGCCCAGCGTGAGGATGGGGGTGGACGCCATCGGCAGCATCACGCGGTAAAAGATCCTGATCTTCCCGGCCCCGTCGAGCAGGGCC from Streptomyces sp. NBC_00258 includes:
- a CDS encoding pyridoxal phosphate-dependent decarboxylase family protein, producing MDRVLADDLSRLPELLQSARDFAAREVSGLDARPVAHLGKAPDAEPLPAGGGGAEGALARFAERWAPGFSASAGPRFLGFVTGGATPAALTGDWLTSAYDQNATGTGDSSATALEHETVGWLREFFGLSEAHSGAFVTGATVSNTVGLALAREWLGERLGVPVSEAGVAALGPVDVLSGSPHSSIPKALSVLGIGRDRLRTVPVLPGGREAVDVARLAEALDDLDGRPAVVVANAGTVNTVDFDDLRAIAELKERYDFWLHVDAAFGGFAALSPEHAHLTDGLDAADSVCVDLHKWLNVPYDAAVQFTRHRDLQVRVFHNASPYLGLPTGEPDFVHLTPENSRRLRALPAWFSLAAYGREGHREIVERNVALARRLGDRITDAPGLRLLAPVRLNVVCFTLDGDPTRERVHALGRAVAESGEAFMTPTFYEGTHALRAAFSNWRTTEADTDRVADAVERAVSAL
- a CDS encoding L,D-transpeptidase family protein → MGDIRRRAAVVLGVTGLVAPLAVALGAAPAQAASCTTQTGPYQKKVEKFLGRPVDGRQSAADCKAIKAFQTKHGITPNIGYAGSVTWGVMDLMTKQKAVGKKPNKDGKCPVNKGRIACVNLTLQLSWIQDGNTLVYGPVPVRTGRNGYETRTGLKKIYWRNIDHVSTIYDVPMPYSQFFDGGQAFHSVGVSMWNPPGSHGCVNMTKTDAKKYWSLLKKNDDVYVYGRKPGT
- a CDS encoding Gfo/Idh/MocA family protein; its protein translation is MTFSLGIVGAGQFSGQFAKLFLAHPGVGEVHVTDLLPERAEQMAAAEGLTGTFPSYEAMLESDAIDAVAIFTQRWTHGPLVLQGLNAGKHVYSAVPMAITREEIAAIIDAVRATGLTYMMGETSQYNPATVHARNQIADGAFGRLFYAEGDYVHDMDLGFYEAYQYSGGENWKATASYPPLLYPTHSVGGVLGAWQTHAVSVSAIGVRDDRGDGVFDEDVSQFGNDFSNATALFEVAGGGSFRTNEFRRVGYPSHIRESRFRFFGTDASMEQLATVAFWQDKKGVKDISELLEPKPTMSPDDPSLQHIAPDLRAAFTSGSAPVHDRARLPREFDNLHNGHEGSHHFLVDDFVTAVNTRTLPSVNAWVAARYTLPGIVAHDSARQGGARLEIPDFGDAPEA
- a CDS encoding ABC transporter substrate-binding protein, which translates into the protein MRIRTRTVVALTGVLALSLATGCAKGGAAGAGSNTVTYWLWDANQMPAYQACAKGFEKQNPGLKVKITQMGWADYWTKLTASFIAGTEPDVFTDHIQKFGQFADLNVLEPLDDLGIDNSAYQPGLAANWTGQDGHRYGAPKDWDTVALMYNKKMVKEAGLSAEELNGLSWNTKDGGTFEKTIAHLTIDKKGKRGDEEGFDKNNVKVYGLATGGAGDSDGQTTWSPFTGSAGWDYTNKTRWGTEYQYNDKTFQSVVDWYFGLAKKGYLAPFTNYTDGANPANAQVAAGNAATSFDGAWMISTYYDTKGLDVGTAPTPTGPSGKRATMMNGLADSITKNAHNKAGAKKWVRYLASNECQKTVGGYGIVFPATPEGTQAAVAAYKKKGIDVSAFTEPVTDKKDSRTFSFPITDYAADVYSLMRPAMQDVFANNAPVSGLTKTNDQINFILGQ